Proteins from one Desulfocurvus vexinensis DSM 17965 genomic window:
- a CDS encoding flagellar hook assembly protein FlgD, with product MQLYEPSNIIGKAEKDLYNTEKFTGKSQLDKEDFLTLLVVQLQNQDPLNPMDDKQFTSELAQFSSLEQLTQINQGVASLGETTAHQEMVNAASYIGKTIRAVGDNLSIHADGSVSTMYYKLADKAEKVYMNIFDRNGNIVRTVELGAQAAGEHEFQWDGKDWKGKALPEGVYYLAMAAEGEDGSAILTQTEVAGMVSAVQYSGGYTYLRMTDGRTVAFQYVKEVVGTQAAPGGENTGGSGDTGGESAD from the coding sequence GCTGTACGAACCGAGCAACATCATCGGCAAGGCCGAAAAGGACCTCTACAACACCGAGAAGTTCACGGGCAAGTCCCAGCTCGACAAGGAGGACTTCCTGACGCTGCTCGTGGTCCAGCTCCAGAACCAGGACCCCCTGAACCCCATGGACGACAAGCAGTTCACCTCCGAGCTGGCGCAGTTCTCCAGCCTGGAGCAGCTCACGCAGATCAACCAGGGCGTGGCCTCCCTGGGCGAGACCACGGCCCACCAGGAGATGGTCAACGCCGCTTCCTACATCGGCAAGACCATCCGCGCCGTGGGCGACAACCTGAGCATCCACGCCGACGGCTCGGTGAGCACCATGTACTACAAGCTCGCCGACAAGGCCGAGAAGGTCTACATGAACATTTTCGACCGGAACGGCAACATCGTGCGCACCGTGGAGCTGGGCGCCCAGGCCGCCGGCGAGCACGAATTCCAGTGGGACGGCAAGGACTGGAAGGGCAAGGCCCTGCCCGAGGGCGTCTACTACCTGGCCATGGCCGCCGAGGGCGAGGACGGCTCGGCCATCCTCACCCAGACCGAGGTGGCCGGTATGGTCAGCGCCGTGCAGTACTCCGGAGGTTACACCTACCTGCGGATGACCGACGGGCGCACGGTGGCCTTCCAGTACGTCAAGGAAGTTGTGGGCACCCAGGCCGCTCCGGGCGGCGAGAATACCGGCGGCTCGGGCGACACCGGCGGCGAGAGCGCCGACTAG